A single window of Archangium gephyra DNA harbors:
- a CDS encoding glycosyltransferase family 4 protein, which translates to MRLLFLSPVGVVGGAERTLLDLLDCLRRTSEAPWLGLIAGAEGPLTEQARALGVETLALPLSAALASLGDSQLRGAGVEGYLRLGTALARATPAAAAHLLALQRALRRFHPTLVHSNGLKTHLLSALCAPGAPVVWHLHDFLGERPLLRRVLRLTGVRAAAAIANSAAVAEDARHVLGGVPVHPVHNGVDTERFSPGPAEGGRLDTLAGLPPAPEGTVRLGLVATYARWKGQEVFLQAAARLRALHPAHAVRFYVVGSPVYRTPGSQYAEAELRATAHALGLEAHVGFIPFQSEPASIYRALDGVVHASTRPEPFGMTIVEAMSCARAVVVSAAGGAAELVRDGHDALAFTPGDVEGLAAAMARLVREPELRARLGQEARRSVLARFTRERYAAQVRDVYARVLGGRA; encoded by the coding sequence GTGCGGTTGCTCTTCCTGAGTCCGGTGGGGGTGGTGGGTGGAGCGGAGCGGACGCTCCTGGACCTGCTGGACTGCCTGCGCCGTACCTCCGAGGCGCCCTGGCTCGGCCTCATCGCCGGAGCGGAGGGGCCACTGACGGAGCAGGCCCGGGCCCTGGGGGTGGAGACGCTCGCCCTGCCCCTGTCCGCCGCGCTCGCCTCGCTGGGGGACTCGCAACTGCGCGGCGCGGGAGTGGAGGGCTACCTGCGCCTGGGCACCGCCCTGGCCCGCGCCACCCCGGCCGCGGCGGCCCACCTGCTCGCCCTGCAACGCGCCCTGCGCCGCTTCCACCCCACCCTCGTCCACTCCAACGGCCTCAAGACGCACCTGCTCTCCGCGCTCTGCGCCCCGGGCGCCCCCGTGGTGTGGCACCTCCATGACTTCCTCGGCGAACGGCCCCTGCTGCGGCGCGTGCTGCGCCTGACCGGGGTGCGTGCGGCGGCGGCCATCGCCAACTCGGCGGCGGTGGCCGAGGACGCCCGGCACGTGCTCGGCGGCGTCCCCGTGCACCCGGTGCACAACGGCGTGGACACGGAGCGCTTCTCTCCCGGCCCCGCGGAAGGTGGACGGCTCGACACGCTCGCGGGCCTGCCCCCGGCGCCCGAGGGCACGGTACGGCTCGGGCTGGTGGCCACCTATGCGCGCTGGAAGGGACAGGAGGTGTTCCTCCAGGCGGCGGCGCGCCTGCGGGCCCTGCACCCCGCGCACGCGGTGCGCTTCTACGTGGTGGGCAGCCCCGTGTACCGCACGCCCGGCTCGCAGTACGCGGAGGCGGAGCTGCGCGCCACCGCGCACGCGCTGGGCCTGGAGGCGCACGTGGGCTTCATCCCCTTCCAGTCCGAGCCCGCCTCCATCTACCGGGCGCTGGACGGGGTGGTGCACGCCAGCACGCGGCCGGAGCCCTTCGGGATGACCATCGTCGAGGCCATGTCCTGCGCCCGGGCGGTGGTGGTGTCCGCGGCGGGCGGGGCCGCGGAGCTCGTCCGCGACGGGCACGACGCCCTGGCCTTCACGCCCGGGGACGTGGAGGGGCTCGCCGCGGCGATGGCGCGGCTCGTCCGGGAGCCGGAGCTGCGCGCGCGGCTGGGCCAGGAAGCACGGCGCTCGGTGCTCGCGCGCTTCACCCGCGAGCGCTACGCCGCCCAGGTGCGGGACGTCTACGCGCGGGTGCTGGGAGGACGGGCATGA
- a CDS encoding glycosyltransferase family 4 protein, with product MSGRYADALGVSWHLLTGEFPPQPGGVSDYTWQVAEGLARAGCAVHVWAPGEPRETLAPEGVTVHRLPEGYAVRGLKRLEHELERLPGPKRLVVQYVPHAFGYKAMNVPFALWLARRRRDEVWMFFHEVCFPWGWKLPWRHNVLGAVTRAMAALVLARADRVFVSTPWWNRLLHAPPRRVPLEWLPVPSNLPTQPPASEVESRRAALRPSPDTVLIGHLGTYGALITGLLEEVLPALLHQDARRRVVLAGRGSTHFARQLTGRHPELAGRVRALGGLPGDELAATLKACDVLVQPFPDGLSTRRGSAMAGLGLGRPLVSNAGPATEAPWRSSGALALAPEPTAASVLETAEALLSTPESWPALGQRAADFYMENFSLAHTLDVLRDRVRARGVEDS from the coding sequence ATGAGCGGACGGTACGCGGACGCGCTCGGCGTCTCCTGGCACCTGCTCACCGGCGAGTTTCCTCCCCAGCCCGGCGGCGTGAGCGACTACACGTGGCAGGTGGCCGAGGGGCTCGCGCGCGCGGGCTGCGCCGTGCATGTCTGGGCGCCGGGCGAGCCACGGGAGACGCTGGCGCCCGAGGGAGTCACCGTGCACCGGCTGCCCGAGGGCTACGCCGTGCGCGGCCTGAAGCGGCTGGAGCACGAGCTGGAGCGGCTGCCCGGCCCGAAACGGCTGGTGGTGCAGTACGTGCCCCACGCCTTCGGCTACAAGGCGATGAACGTCCCCTTCGCGCTGTGGCTCGCGCGGCGCCGGAGGGACGAGGTGTGGATGTTCTTCCACGAGGTCTGCTTCCCCTGGGGCTGGAAGCTGCCGTGGCGCCACAACGTGCTGGGCGCCGTCACCCGGGCCATGGCGGCGCTCGTCCTGGCGCGGGCGGACCGCGTCTTCGTCTCCACCCCGTGGTGGAACAGGCTCCTCCACGCGCCCCCCCGCCGCGTGCCCCTCGAGTGGCTGCCCGTGCCGAGCAACCTGCCCACCCAGCCTCCCGCGAGCGAGGTGGAGTCCCGCCGCGCCGCGCTGCGCCCCAGTCCCGACACGGTGCTCATCGGCCACCTGGGGACGTATGGAGCGCTCATCACGGGCCTGTTGGAGGAGGTGCTGCCCGCGCTGCTCCACCAGGACGCGCGCCGCCGGGTGGTGCTGGCGGGCCGGGGCAGCACGCACTTCGCCCGTCAGCTCACCGGCCGCCACCCGGAGCTCGCCGGACGCGTGCGGGCACTGGGAGGACTGCCCGGCGACGAGCTCGCCGCCACGTTGAAGGCCTGTGACGTGCTCGTGCAGCCCTTCCCCGATGGGCTCAGCACGCGCCGGGGCAGCGCCATGGCGGGGTTGGGACTGGGCAGGCCGCTGGTGTCCAACGCGGGCCCCGCCACCGAAGCACCCTGGCGGAGCTCCGGCGCGCTCGCCCTGGCCCCCGAGCCCACGGCCGCCTCCGTCCTGGAAACAGCCGAGGCCCTGCTGTCAACCCCGGAGTCCTGGCCCGCCCTGGGCCAACGCGCGGCTGATTTCTACATGGAGAACTTCTCGCTCGCGCATACGCTGGACGTGCTGAGGGACCGCGTCCGTGCACGCGGAGTGGAGGACTCATGA